Proteins from a single region of Deltaproteobacteria bacterium:
- a CDS encoding nucleotidyl transferase AbiEii/AbiGii toxin family protein, whose product MSKPTKNMAGSVRDRLKALSRERGEDFHLILTRYGLERLLYRLGRSEYAERFVLKGAMLFALWTETVHRPTKDLDLLGYGDVSAPELRTLFERICQVEVEPDGIVFEPNSIRVEDIREDQEYQGRRVKLNGKLGQAKIDLQLDIGFGDVITPEAQEIEYPTLLELPPPRIRAYPKESVVSEKLQAMVFLGMVNSRMKDFYDLWVMSRKFSFAGETLTKAIKATFERRKTAIPEEIPPALSQEFTRDRNKAAQWQAFLNRTGLSDEGKGLPGVIEDLRIFLEPLLVAAKGGRFTFSVWTPEGKWQARKKPVSEQYILSGSED is encoded by the coding sequence ATGAGTAAACCCACCAAGAACATGGCCGGTTCCGTGCGGGATCGCCTGAAAGCCTTGAGTCGCGAGAGAGGGGAAGATTTCCATCTGATTCTAACAAGATACGGATTGGAGCGCCTACTTTACAGACTTGGGAGGTCGGAATACGCTGAAAGGTTCGTGCTGAAAGGAGCGATGCTATTCGCTTTATGGACGGAAACAGTTCATCGACCAACGAAAGACCTTGACCTACTTGGATATGGAGATGTCTCGGCCCCAGAACTGAGGACCCTATTTGAGAGGATCTGTCAGGTCGAAGTTGAACCAGACGGGATCGTTTTCGAACCCAACAGCATCCGAGTTGAAGACATCAGAGAAGACCAAGAGTATCAAGGCCGGCGAGTGAAACTGAACGGAAAGCTTGGCCAGGCCAAAATCGACCTTCAACTCGACATTGGGTTCGGTGACGTGATTACACCGGAAGCCCAGGAGATTGAGTATCCCACATTGCTGGAACTCCCTCCGCCCCGCATCCGTGCCTACCCCAAGGAGAGTGTGGTTTCGGAGAAACTCCAGGCCATGGTCTTTCTCGGGATGGTAAACAGCCGGATGAAGGATTTCTACGACCTGTGGGTGATGTCCAGGAAGTTTTCGTTTGCCGGCGAAACCCTTACCAAGGCCATAAAAGCGACTTTCGAGCGAAGAAAGACGGCCATTCCGGAGGAGATACCGCCGGCGCTCAGCCAGGAGTTCACCAGGGACCGCAATAAGGCCGCTCAATGGCAAGCGTTCCTCAACAGGACTGGGTTGTCGGATGAAGGAAAAGGATTACCGGGAGTGATAGAGGACCTGCGCATCTTTTTGGAACCTCTCCTGGTAGCGGCGAAAGGTGGACGCTTCACTTTCAGCGTCTGGACGCCGGAGGGAAAATGGCAAGCCCGGAAGAAGCCTGTAAGCGAGCAGTATATCCTCTCTGGGAGTGAAGATTAA
- a CDS encoding AbiEi antitoxin N-terminal domain-containing protein has product MEKTRTGEDRVLALARNKGVLRLKDLKEEGIHPENLRRLVKRGRLVKIARGLYEAPDKEISADHSLVLASKRLPDGIICLLSALRFHELGSQDPFEVWIALDRRAAKPKIGFPPLRVMRFSGGALTEGIEKHEIEGVVVRVYTPSKTVADCFKFRNKIGLDVALEALRDCKRQKKCSNDDLYRFAGVCRVWSVMKSYLEAMS; this is encoded by the coding sequence ATGGAGAAAACACGAACAGGCGAGGATAGAGTCCTTGCTCTGGCCAGGAATAAGGGCGTACTCCGATTGAAGGACCTCAAGGAGGAGGGTATTCACCCGGAAAACCTGCGCCGGCTTGTCAAAAGAGGCCGGCTTGTTAAGATCGCACGCGGCCTCTATGAGGCGCCCGACAAGGAGATATCGGCCGATCACTCCCTTGTTCTAGCTAGCAAACGGCTTCCGGATGGGATTATTTGCCTGCTTTCCGCGCTCCGGTTTCATGAGCTCGGCTCACAAGATCCTTTTGAAGTGTGGATTGCTCTCGACCGGCGCGCCGCAAAGCCCAAGATAGGATTCCCTCCGCTTCGGGTGATGAGGTTTTCGGGGGGTGCTCTTACCGAAGGAATTGAAAAACACGAGATCGAAGGCGTCGTGGTAAGGGTGTACACCCCGTCCAAGACCGTGGCCGACTGCTTCAAGTTTCGCAATAAAATCGGATTGGACGTGGCCCTGGAAGCTCTCCGAGACTGCAAACGCCAAAAGAAGTGCTCCAACGACGACCTTTACCGCTTTGCCGGAGTATGCAGGGTCTGGAGCGTGATGAAGTCATACCTGGAGGCCATGTCATGA